In one Micromonospora polyrhachis genomic region, the following are encoded:
- a CDS encoding acyl-CoA dehydrogenase family protein, which yields MSVDLRYSEVEGELRDNVRAMLAARCPWPTVLANPDPDPALWSLLATEMGLAGLAVPERLGGGGAGLRENAIVCEELGRTVAPVPYLASAVVATQTLLACTAQRWLTQLADGSRRAALVVPIDTPPGPSGVRPAATGSHPGIAGGVGVRADEHRLTGTVPGVADAATADLLLVPTRDELWIVEATAVGVSRSPVVSLDQTRPLVDLTFDAAPAYRIAAGRPAGAALHWGLTAGAVLLAAEQYGLAQWCLEAAVDQLKSRYQFGRPIGAFQALKHRLADAWVEVTQARAVSRYAVGVLADADPSAGPSTEAQVAAALAQAHCGPIAVRLAEECVQLYGGIGFTWEHPAHLYLKRARTAAVAFGAADRHRSALAGLVDLPPA from the coding sequence ATGAGCGTCGACCTGCGCTACAGCGAGGTGGAGGGAGAGCTTCGCGACAACGTACGGGCGATGCTCGCCGCGCGTTGTCCATGGCCGACGGTGCTGGCCAACCCCGACCCGGACCCGGCGCTCTGGTCACTGCTCGCCACCGAGATGGGGCTGGCCGGACTGGCGGTCCCCGAACGCCTCGGCGGGGGCGGTGCCGGGCTGCGGGAGAACGCGATCGTCTGCGAGGAGTTGGGGCGAACGGTGGCCCCCGTGCCGTATCTGGCCAGTGCGGTGGTGGCTACCCAGACCCTGCTTGCCTGCACTGCGCAGCGTTGGCTGACGCAGCTCGCTGACGGGTCGCGCCGGGCGGCACTGGTGGTGCCGATCGACACCCCGCCGGGGCCGAGTGGCGTCCGTCCCGCAGCAACGGGCAGCCATCCGGGAATCGCTGGCGGGGTCGGTGTCCGGGCCGACGAGCACCGGCTCACCGGTACGGTGCCCGGCGTCGCCGATGCCGCCACCGCCGATCTGCTGCTGGTCCCGACCCGGGACGAACTCTGGATCGTCGAGGCCACCGCCGTCGGGGTCAGCCGGTCACCGGTGGTCTCGCTGGATCAGACCAGGCCCTTGGTCGACCTCACCTTCGACGCCGCGCCCGCGTACCGGATCGCGGCCGGACGACCGGCGGGCGCCGCACTGCACTGGGGGTTGACCGCCGGTGCGGTGCTGCTCGCCGCCGAGCAGTACGGCCTTGCCCAGTGGTGTCTGGAGGCGGCTGTCGACCAGCTGAAGAGCCGATACCAGTTCGGGCGGCCGATCGGCGCGTTCCAGGCGCTCAAGCACCGGCTCGCCGATGCCTGGGTCGAGGTCACCCAGGCCAGGGCGGTGAGCCGGTACGCCGTCGGGGTGCTTGCCGACGCGGATCCGAGCGCGGGTCCGAGTACGGAGGCGCAGGTGGCGGCGGCGCTGGCCCAGGCGCATTGCGGCCCGATCGCGGTACGCCTCGCGGAGGAGTGCGTGCAGTTGTACGGCGGGATCGGGTTCACCTGGGAACACCCCGCCCACCTCTATCTGAAGCGGGCCCGGACGGCGGCGGTCGCCTTTGGCGCGGCTGACCGGCACCGGAGTGCGTTGGCCGGACTGGTCGATCTGCCACCGGCCTGA
- a CDS encoding zinc-dependent alcohol dehydrogenase family protein: MKAAVIVQPGEVSLESVPDPTPGPRDVVVRVAGCGICGTDLHIMDGEFAPTFPIVPGHEFAGEVVEVGRDVTDVRVGDQVAVDPSLHCGECYYCRRARGNLCENWNAIGVTRSGGAAEFALAPAKNCFRLPEGINLVDAALIEPLSCAVRGFDVLPRRLGDHYLIYGAGTMGLMMMELAKRAGAASISMVDVNVERLSTADLLGCSAAVGSADELTAPRGWDVVIDCTGVEAAITDGLGRVGRGGTFLQFGVAEYAARATIEPYRIYNQEITITGSMAVLHSFERAGELFAAGILQPGVLISHRFPLASYAEALTQFRAGVGRKIQITA; the protein is encoded by the coding sequence GTGAAAGCCGCCGTTATCGTGCAGCCCGGCGAGGTCTCGCTGGAGTCCGTACCCGATCCGACCCCGGGGCCTCGCGACGTGGTGGTACGGGTCGCGGGCTGCGGTATCTGCGGCACCGACCTGCACATCATGGATGGCGAGTTCGCTCCCACCTTTCCGATCGTCCCTGGGCACGAGTTCGCCGGCGAGGTGGTCGAGGTCGGCCGGGACGTGACCGACGTACGGGTCGGCGACCAGGTGGCGGTGGACCCGTCGCTGCACTGCGGTGAGTGCTACTACTGCCGGCGAGCCCGGGGCAATCTCTGCGAGAACTGGAACGCGATCGGCGTCACCCGCTCCGGTGGTGCCGCCGAGTTCGCCCTCGCACCAGCGAAGAACTGTTTCCGGCTGCCGGAGGGCATCAACTTGGTCGACGCGGCACTGATCGAACCGCTCTCCTGCGCGGTGCGCGGCTTCGACGTACTGCCGCGCCGACTCGGCGACCACTACCTCATCTACGGTGCCGGCACGATGGGGTTGATGATGATGGAACTGGCCAAGCGCGCCGGTGCCGCGAGCATATCCATGGTGGACGTCAACGTGGAACGACTGTCGACGGCCGATCTGCTGGGCTGTTCGGCGGCGGTGGGCTCGGCCGACGAGTTGACCGCGCCGCGCGGCTGGGACGTCGTCATCGACTGCACCGGGGTGGAGGCGGCGATCACCGACGGGCTGGGTCGGGTCGGGCGCGGGGGAACCTTCCTCCAGTTCGGCGTCGCCGAGTACGCCGCCCGGGCCACCATCGAGCCGTACAGGATCTACAACCAGGAGATCACGATCACCGGGTCGATGGCGGTACTGCACAGTTTCGAGCGCGCCGGGGAGTTGTTTGCCGCCGGGATACTCCAGCCGGGGGTACTCATCAGTCACCGGTTCCCGTTGGCCTCGTACGCCGAGGCGCTGACGCAGTTCCGGGCCGGCGTCGGCCGCAAGATCCAAATCACCGCCTGA
- a CDS encoding ABC transporter ATP-binding protein, whose translation MAGTAATTQPVPGGGLILDGIGVRFGGLVALDDVSLRVSPGQVVGVIGPNGAGKTTLFNVICGFVRPATGSLTLDGRPLRPRPDQLTRLGIARTLQGVGLFTGLTVAENVMAGATNSARAGFLSALFGLGRSDRDERRLRAEALGLLDELGIAEHADASPATLPYGVRKRVALARALAARPQLLLLDEPAGGLGVEEITELGELIVNLPRRADRVGGAGGAGGDEPCSVLLVEHHMDLVMSVCDQIVVLDFGRVIATGTPEQIRDDPAVAEAYLGVDDIEHTSAEAAA comes from the coding sequence ATGGCCGGAACCGCAGCGACGACACAGCCGGTCCCCGGCGGGGGCCTGATACTGGACGGCATCGGAGTACGCTTCGGCGGCCTCGTCGCCCTCGACGACGTCTCCCTGCGGGTGTCACCCGGCCAGGTCGTCGGCGTCATCGGGCCGAACGGTGCCGGCAAGACCACCCTCTTCAACGTGATCTGCGGCTTCGTCCGCCCCGCCACCGGATCGCTGACCCTGGACGGGCGACCACTGCGTCCCCGGCCTGATCAGCTCACCCGACTCGGCATCGCCCGCACCCTGCAGGGCGTCGGACTCTTCACCGGCCTCACCGTCGCCGAGAACGTGATGGCCGGTGCCACCAACTCCGCCCGAGCCGGCTTCCTGTCCGCCCTGTTCGGCCTCGGCCGCAGCGACCGCGACGAGCGCCGGCTGCGCGCCGAGGCGCTCGGCCTGCTCGACGAACTCGGCATCGCCGAGCACGCCGACGCGTCGCCAGCGACCCTCCCGTACGGGGTGCGCAAACGGGTCGCCCTGGCCCGAGCCCTGGCAGCCCGGCCGCAGCTGCTCCTCCTCGACGAGCCGGCCGGTGGCCTCGGCGTAGAGGAGATCACCGAACTCGGTGAACTCATCGTCAACCTGCCCCGACGCGCGGATCGGGTGGGTGGGGCCGGTGGGGCCGGAGGAGACGAGCCCTGCTCGGTGCTCCTGGTCGAGCACCACATGGACCTGGTGATGTCGGTCTGCGACCAGATCGTGGTGCTCGACTTCGGCCGCGTCATCGCCACCGGTACTCCGGAGCAGATCCGCGACGACCCGGCCGTCGCCGAGGCGTACCTCGGCGTCGACGACATCGAGCACACCAGCGCGGAGGCGGCGGCATGA
- a CDS encoding DeoR/GlpR family DNA-binding transcription regulator — translation MSAAGRQHRILALARHQGEVSVAKLAVDLVVSPETIRRDLRQLEHHGLVRRTHGGAHPVETAQFETSLAARTSRRVPEKRRIAAAAVGLLGDAETVFIDEGFTPQLIAEALPIDRSLTVVTASLNTAAALSASTAATVLLLGGRVRGHTLAAVGHWTTQMLDGFVLDLAFIGANGISREHGLTTPDPAVADVKAQAMRVARRKVFVGVHTKFGVSSFCRFADVADVETIVTDSGLSATEAHRYSLLGPVVLRT, via the coding sequence GTGAGCGCAGCGGGACGGCAGCATCGGATTCTGGCGCTGGCCAGGCACCAGGGCGAGGTGAGCGTCGCCAAGCTCGCCGTCGACCTGGTTGTCTCGCCGGAGACCATCCGCCGCGACCTGCGCCAACTCGAACACCACGGGCTGGTTCGGCGTACCCATGGCGGGGCGCACCCGGTCGAGACCGCACAGTTCGAAACCAGCCTCGCGGCCCGGACGAGTCGGCGGGTACCGGAAAAGCGGCGGATCGCCGCAGCCGCCGTCGGGTTGCTGGGTGACGCCGAGACTGTCTTCATCGACGAGGGGTTCACCCCACAGTTGATCGCGGAGGCGCTGCCGATCGACCGGTCGCTCACCGTGGTGACCGCATCGCTGAACACCGCCGCAGCGCTGTCCGCCTCCACCGCGGCCACCGTACTGCTGCTCGGTGGCCGGGTGCGTGGCCACACCCTGGCCGCCGTCGGCCACTGGACCACCCAGATGCTGGATGGCTTCGTCCTGGACCTCGCCTTCATCGGGGCCAACGGCATCTCCCGGGAGCATGGCCTCACCACACCCGACCCCGCCGTCGCCGACGTCAAAGCCCAAGCGATGCGGGTCGCCCGCCGTAAGGTGTTCGTCGGCGTGCACACGAAGTTCGGCGTGAGCAGCTTCTGCCGGTTCGCCGACGTTGCCGACGTCGAAACGATCGTCACCGACTCGGGCCTGTCGGCTACCGAGGCACATCGCTATTCGCTGCTCGGCCCGGTGGTCCTGCGCACCTGA
- a CDS encoding alpha/beta hydrolase family protein has product MATGLVVSAVVVGPAAQAADNPYERGPDPTDSSVEAARGPYATSSTNVSSLVVTGFGGGVIYYPTTTSDGTFGAVAISPGFTAYWSSLDWLGPRLASHGFVVFGIETNTTLDQPDSRGRQLLAALDYLVNRSSVRSRVDASRLAVAGHSMGGGGTLEAARTRPALKAAIPLAPWHTTKSWSSLQVPTLIIGGESDSVAAVATHSEPFYNSISAAPEKAYLELNNASHFFPQTSNTPMAKQMISWLKRFVDNDTRYSQFLCPGPGGSAIEEYRNTCPT; this is encoded by the coding sequence ATGGCCACCGGTCTGGTCGTCAGCGCGGTCGTTGTCGGGCCGGCGGCACAGGCCGCCGACAACCCGTACGAGCGGGGCCCGGACCCGACCGACTCCAGCGTCGAAGCGGCCCGTGGTCCGTACGCGACCTCGTCGACCAACGTCTCCTCGTTGGTCGTCACCGGTTTCGGCGGCGGCGTGATCTACTACCCGACCACCACCAGCGACGGTACGTTCGGCGCGGTCGCCATCTCACCTGGCTTCACCGCGTACTGGTCGAGTCTGGACTGGCTCGGGCCTCGGCTGGCCTCGCACGGTTTCGTGGTCTTCGGCATCGAGACCAACACGACCCTGGACCAGCCGGACAGCCGGGGGCGGCAGTTGCTCGCTGCTCTCGACTACCTGGTCAACCGCAGCTCTGTGCGGAGCCGAGTGGACGCCTCCCGGCTGGCGGTCGCCGGTCACTCGATGGGTGGCGGCGGCACGCTGGAAGCGGCACGAACCCGTCCTGCGCTGAAGGCGGCCATTCCGCTGGCACCGTGGCACACCACCAAGAGCTGGTCCAGCTTGCAGGTGCCGACGCTGATCATCGGTGGCGAGTCGGACAGCGTGGCGGCGGTCGCTACCCACTCCGAGCCCTTCTACAACAGCATCTCGGCAGCGCCGGAGAAGGCGTACCTGGAGTTGAACAACGCCAGCCATTTCTTCCCACAGACCTCGAACACACCCATGGCCAAGCAGATGATCTCCTGGTTGAAGCGATTCGTGGACAACGACACCCGCTATTCGCAGTTCCTCTGCCCGGGTCCAGGCGGCTCGGCGATCGAGGAATATCGCAACACCTGCCCGACCTGA
- a CDS encoding acyl-CoA dehydrogenase family protein codes for MWEDRLSSLVAEFLAGHDPEVIDRTQFLRARFDAGLAWVHYPVGLGGLDALRELQPLVNEAFAAAGAPDNSPHRNGIGLGMAAPTILRYGTPALRKRLLRPLWTGEEIWCQLFSEPGAGSDLAGVATRAVREPDGGDGADADGGNTAHAASWIINGQKVWTSLAHQARWGLLLVRTDPDLPKHQGLSYFVCDMTAPGVEVRPLRQLTGEAEFNEVFLTDVRLSDELRLGEVGQGWQVARTTLMNERITIGGRPMPREGGMIGVLAEAWRHRPDRRTPGLHDELLRLWVRAEAVRLTGMLVRQQLAAGDPGPEGSVVKLAYATLTQAASSLELELLGADGLRYDDWSLRRPDRVDMLGRTPGYRYLRARGNSIEGGTSEILRNIIAERVLGLPAEPRADRHTAWKDLPR; via the coding sequence GTGTGGGAGGACCGGTTGTCCAGCCTGGTTGCTGAGTTCCTGGCCGGGCACGACCCCGAGGTGATCGACCGTACCCAATTCCTCCGAGCCCGGTTCGATGCCGGCCTGGCCTGGGTCCACTACCCGGTCGGCCTCGGTGGCCTCGACGCACTCCGCGAGCTACAGCCCCTGGTCAACGAGGCGTTTGCCGCAGCCGGTGCCCCCGACAACTCGCCGCACCGTAACGGGATCGGCCTCGGCATGGCAGCGCCCACCATCCTCCGATACGGCACCCCTGCCCTCCGGAAGCGACTCCTGCGTCCGCTCTGGACCGGGGAGGAGATCTGGTGCCAGCTCTTCAGCGAGCCCGGCGCCGGCTCCGACCTCGCCGGGGTGGCCACCCGCGCGGTCCGCGAGCCTGACGGCGGCGACGGTGCCGATGCCGACGGCGGGAATACCGCCCACGCTGCCAGCTGGATCATCAATGGGCAGAAGGTCTGGACCTCGCTGGCGCATCAGGCCCGCTGGGGGCTGCTGCTCGTGCGTACCGACCCGGATCTGCCCAAACATCAGGGGTTGAGCTACTTCGTCTGTGACATGACCGCCCCCGGCGTGGAGGTTCGACCGCTGCGCCAGCTGACCGGCGAGGCCGAGTTCAACGAGGTCTTCCTGACCGACGTACGACTCTCCGACGAACTGCGCCTCGGCGAGGTCGGCCAGGGCTGGCAGGTGGCCCGGACCACGTTGATGAACGAGCGGATCACCATTGGCGGCCGGCCGATGCCGCGCGAAGGCGGCATGATCGGCGTACTCGCCGAGGCCTGGCGACACCGGCCGGACCGGCGTACCCCGGGCCTGCACGACGAACTGCTCCGCCTCTGGGTCCGGGCCGAGGCGGTCCGGTTGACCGGGATGTTGGTGCGACAACAGTTGGCCGCCGGTGATCCCGGTCCGGAAGGGTCGGTGGTGAAGCTCGCGTATGCCACCCTCACCCAGGCGGCCTCCAGTCTGGAACTCGAACTGCTTGGCGCGGACGGGCTGCGCTACGACGACTGGAGCCTGCGGCGCCCGGACCGGGTCGACATGCTCGGTCGTACGCCGGGCTACCGCTACCTGCGGGCCCGGGGCAACTCCATCGAGGGCGGCACTTCCGAGATCCTGCGCAACATCATCGCCGAGCGCGTCCTCGGCCTGCCCGCCGAGCCCCGTGCCGACCGGCACACCGCCTGGAAGGACCTGCCCCGATGA
- a CDS encoding ABC transporter ATP-binding protein has product MSERSEATDIPLLQVQGVTAGYGAAPVLHGIDLTIPAGTITAVLGANGAGKTTLLRALSGLVPPTSGRIMLAGEEIGGTPVERLVRRGMAHVPEGRGVVTELTVEENLRLGGLWRRDRADAKRALDEVYQLFEPLARRRRANGHQLSGGERQMLALGRALVARPKLLLLDEPSLGLAPRVTGQIMALLRDLRDRSGLTVLLVEQNVRSALSVADTGVVLSLGRVVVTADAARLHDDEDLRHAYLGF; this is encoded by the coding sequence ATGAGCGAGCGGAGCGAGGCGACTGATATTCCGCTGCTCCAGGTGCAGGGCGTGACCGCCGGATACGGTGCCGCACCGGTGCTGCACGGCATCGACCTGACGATCCCCGCCGGCACCATCACCGCCGTGCTCGGTGCCAACGGTGCCGGAAAGACCACTTTGCTGCGTGCCCTTTCCGGGCTTGTTCCCCCCACCAGCGGCCGGATCATGCTCGCCGGCGAGGAGATCGGTGGTACGCCGGTCGAGCGACTGGTCCGCCGGGGGATGGCCCACGTCCCCGAAGGCCGGGGCGTGGTCACCGAGCTGACCGTCGAGGAGAACCTGCGCCTCGGCGGGCTCTGGCGCCGCGACCGGGCCGACGCGAAACGTGCCCTCGACGAGGTCTACCAACTCTTCGAACCGCTGGCTCGGCGGCGACGGGCCAACGGTCATCAGCTATCCGGCGGCGAGCGGCAGATGCTGGCCCTGGGACGGGCCCTGGTCGCCCGGCCCAAACTGCTGCTGCTCGACGAACCCTCGCTCGGCCTCGCGCCGCGAGTCACCGGTCAGATCATGGCGTTGCTGCGGGACCTACGTGACCGCAGCGGTCTGACCGTGCTCCTGGTGGAACAGAACGTACGCAGCGCGCTCTCCGTCGCGGACACCGGTGTCGTCCTCTCGCTCGGTCGGGTGGTGGTCACCGCCGATGCCGCCCGGCTCCACGACGACGAAGACCTACGACACGCGTACCTGGGCTTCTAG
- a CDS encoding carbohydrate ABC transporter permease: MTQVLTADAQATSRRPRSGGPVPGSARDRWSRRGPLLPALIFAIVVTQVPFLVTLYLSTQGWNALRPGERRFVGLDNYGTVLTDGRLRAALVNTVVLTASAVLLSVLLGLGLAILLDRKFPGRGIVRTLLITPFLVMPMAAALLWKHAIYNPAYGLVNGVLGGETDWVSQYPMTAVVAALVWQWTPFMMLIILAGLQAQSTETLEAARVDGAGPGQTFTRITLPHLRPYLELGALLGSIYLVQTFDAVFTITQGGPGTATTNLPYEIYLTTFRKFEYGEAAAAGVVVVIATMVVATFALRVLSGLFRMEESSR; the protein is encoded by the coding sequence ATGACGCAAGTACTGACCGCGGATGCCCAGGCCACATCGCGCCGACCACGATCGGGCGGACCGGTCCCGGGTAGCGCCCGGGACCGATGGTCCCGACGAGGGCCACTGCTTCCCGCGCTGATCTTCGCGATCGTGGTGACCCAGGTGCCGTTCCTGGTCACGCTCTACCTTTCGACGCAGGGCTGGAACGCGCTACGCCCCGGCGAGCGCCGCTTCGTCGGACTGGACAACTACGGGACCGTACTCACCGACGGTCGGCTACGCGCCGCGCTGGTCAACACGGTGGTGCTGACCGCCAGCGCCGTGCTGCTGTCCGTACTGCTGGGGCTTGGCCTGGCCATTCTGCTGGACCGGAAGTTCCCTGGCCGGGGCATCGTGCGGACGCTGCTGATCACGCCGTTCCTGGTGATGCCGATGGCCGCCGCGCTGCTCTGGAAGCACGCCATCTACAACCCGGCGTACGGCCTGGTCAACGGCGTGTTGGGCGGCGAGACGGACTGGGTGTCGCAGTATCCGATGACTGCCGTGGTGGCTGCGCTGGTCTGGCAGTGGACTCCGTTCATGATGCTGATCATCCTGGCCGGGTTGCAGGCCCAGTCCACCGAGACGTTGGAGGCGGCCCGGGTCGACGGGGCGGGGCCTGGGCAGACCTTCACCCGGATCACCCTGCCGCACCTGCGGCCGTACCTCGAACTGGGTGCCCTACTCGGGTCGATCTACCTGGTGCAGACCTTCGACGCGGTCTTCACCATCACCCAGGGCGGCCCCGGTACGGCGACCACCAACCTCCCGTACGAGATCTACCTGACCACGTTCCGCAAGTTCGAGTACGGCGAGGCAGCGGCGGCCGGCGTCGTCGTGGTGATCGCCACCATGGTGGTCGCCACCTTCGCACTGAGGGTGCTCTCCGGCCTGTTCCGAATGGAGGAGTCGTCCCGGTGA
- a CDS encoding branched-chain amino acid ABC transporter permease produces the protein MERFLFLTVDGLSRGAVYAAFALALVLIWRAARVVNFAQGAMAVATGYVAYSVTAATGSYWLGFLAALGGGLLLGAIVERGVMRFVDHRAPLNAVIVALGLILLIQAVLGMLYGNEFRPVATPFSRDPLTLGDLALLSRYDLFVFGAVGVMVLGLALLFTHTPVGLRMRASAFAPEVSRLLGVNVAGMLTLGWALAAAVGALAGLLVFPTELGLHPHAMDLVFVSAFTAAVVGGLDSPPGAVVGGLAVGLILSYVSGYVGSDITPLAVLVLLLAVLLLRPAGLFTIGKARQV, from the coding sequence ATGGAACGCTTCCTCTTCCTCACCGTCGACGGGCTCAGCCGGGGCGCGGTCTACGCCGCCTTCGCGCTCGCCCTGGTGCTGATCTGGCGGGCCGCCCGGGTGGTCAACTTCGCCCAGGGGGCGATGGCGGTCGCCACCGGCTACGTCGCGTACAGCGTCACCGCCGCGACCGGGTCGTACTGGCTCGGTTTCCTCGCCGCCCTCGGCGGTGGGCTGCTTCTCGGTGCGATCGTCGAACGGGGGGTGATGCGGTTCGTCGACCACCGGGCCCCGCTGAACGCGGTCATCGTCGCGCTCGGTCTGATCCTGCTCATCCAGGCTGTCCTCGGAATGCTCTACGGCAACGAGTTCCGCCCGGTCGCCACCCCGTTCTCCCGTGACCCGCTTACCCTCGGCGACCTGGCCCTGCTGTCCCGCTACGACCTCTTCGTCTTCGGCGCGGTCGGCGTCATGGTGCTCGGCCTGGCCCTGCTGTTCACGCACACCCCGGTTGGCCTGCGGATGCGTGCCTCGGCCTTCGCTCCCGAGGTCTCCCGGCTACTCGGCGTCAACGTCGCCGGGATGCTCACCCTCGGCTGGGCGCTCGCCGCTGCGGTGGGTGCGCTGGCCGGGCTGCTGGTCTTCCCGACCGAGTTGGGTCTGCACCCACACGCGATGGACCTGGTCTTCGTCTCGGCCTTCACCGCCGCGGTGGTCGGTGGCCTGGACAGCCCTCCGGGCGCGGTAGTCGGGGGCCTCGCGGTCGGTCTGATCCTCTCCTACGTCAGCGGGTACGTCGGCAGCGACATCACCCCGCTCGCGGTCCTGGTACTGCTGCTCGCCGTGCTGCTGCTCCGCCCGGCTGGCCTCTTCACCATCGGCAAAGCGAGGCAGGTATGA
- a CDS encoding carbohydrate ABC transporter permease, translating to MVWTSAAWLAGLVFFLPVLWMVLTGFKREVDAASNPPSWLFSPTLDGYRQVFDRDIVPYLLNSLMASGFATILVLLLAMPAAYALSLRPVEKWRDVLFFFISTKMLPAVAALLPIYLVVQQLGMLDNIWTMVLLYTAMNLPLAIWMMRSFLLEVPREVIEAAAMDGAGLLTTIRRVILPMVSPGVAATALICFIFSWNEFFFAVNLTATRAGTAPIFLVGFISSEGLFLARLCAAATLVSLPVVLAGWLAQNKLVRGLSMGAVK from the coding sequence GTGGTCTGGACGTCTGCTGCCTGGCTGGCCGGACTGGTCTTCTTCCTTCCGGTCCTCTGGATGGTGCTGACCGGCTTCAAACGGGAGGTCGATGCGGCCAGCAACCCGCCGAGCTGGTTGTTCAGCCCGACGCTGGACGGCTATCGACAGGTGTTCGACCGGGACATCGTGCCTTACCTGCTCAACTCGCTGATGGCCAGTGGCTTCGCCACCATCCTGGTGCTGCTGCTGGCGATGCCGGCCGCGTACGCGTTGTCACTGCGCCCGGTGGAGAAGTGGCGGGATGTGCTGTTCTTCTTCATCAGCACCAAGATGCTGCCGGCGGTCGCCGCGCTGTTGCCCATCTACCTGGTCGTGCAGCAACTGGGCATGTTGGACAACATCTGGACGATGGTCCTGCTCTACACCGCGATGAACCTACCGCTGGCGATCTGGATGATGCGGTCGTTTCTCCTGGAGGTGCCCCGGGAGGTGATCGAGGCGGCGGCCATGGACGGTGCCGGACTGCTGACGACCATCCGGCGGGTGATCCTGCCGATGGTCTCGCCCGGGGTCGCCGCGACCGCGTTGATCTGCTTCATCTTCAGTTGGAATGAGTTCTTCTTCGCGGTCAATCTGACCGCGACCCGGGCCGGTACCGCGCCGATCTTCCTGGTCGGCTTCATCTCCTCCGAAGGGTTGTTCCTGGCCCGACTCTGCGCCGCCGCCACGCTCGTGTCCCTGCCGGTGGTGCTGGCCGGCTGGCTGGCGCAGAACAAGCTCGTGCGAGGTCTATCGATGGGAGCAGTCAAGTGA
- a CDS encoding ABC transporter substrate-binding protein — translation MPVSRNTRRAAPVLAAATTAALLLTGCSGAGGSGSGDSDDGKIITVLMVGNPQMEDIAKLTEEHFTKTTGITVKFTILPENELRDKVTQDVATRGGQYDVATIGAYEAPIWAKNGWLHELDSFTARDPEYDADDLLDPIVKSLSGEDGKLYAAPFYGESSFLMYNKELFAAKGLTMPERPTWQQVADFAAKLDDDATGTAGICLRGLPGWGELFAPLTTVVNTFGGTWFEKDWTPKVNSPEFTEAVKFYVDLLRTHGQAGASQAGYTECLNLFGQGKAAMWYDATAAAGTLEDTSASAVAGKVGYVHAPVTKTKTSGWLWAWAWAMPTTTKQADAAWEFISWATSKEYEKLVGEKLGWSRLPAGKRTSTYAIPQYQQSAKAFAEVTLRSIEEADPQNPGVQPRPAVGVQFVGIPEFADLGTKVSQEVAAAIAGGTTVEKALANGQKLAEEVAKKYRK, via the coding sequence ATGCCTGTTTCCAGAAATACTCGGCGGGCCGCACCCGTGCTGGCAGCCGCCACTACCGCAGCGTTGCTGTTGACCGGCTGCTCTGGAGCTGGTGGGTCCGGCTCGGGAGACTCCGACGACGGCAAAATCATCACGGTGCTGATGGTGGGCAACCCGCAGATGGAGGACATCGCCAAGCTGACGGAGGAGCACTTCACGAAAACCACCGGGATAACGGTGAAGTTCACGATCCTGCCCGAGAACGAACTGCGGGACAAGGTGACCCAGGACGTCGCCACCCGGGGTGGCCAGTACGACGTGGCGACCATCGGCGCGTACGAGGCACCGATCTGGGCAAAGAACGGCTGGCTACACGAACTGGACAGTTTTACCGCCAGGGACCCGGAGTACGACGCGGACGACCTGCTCGATCCGATCGTAAAGTCGCTCTCCGGCGAGGACGGAAAGCTCTACGCGGCACCGTTCTATGGCGAGTCCTCGTTCCTGATGTACAACAAGGAGCTCTTCGCCGCCAAGGGCCTGACCATGCCGGAGCGCCCCACCTGGCAGCAGGTAGCCGACTTCGCCGCCAAGCTGGACGACGATGCCACGGGAACCGCCGGGATCTGCCTGCGCGGGCTGCCCGGCTGGGGTGAGCTGTTCGCTCCGCTGACCACCGTGGTCAACACCTTCGGCGGCACCTGGTTCGAGAAGGACTGGACGCCAAAGGTGAATTCTCCGGAGTTCACCGAGGCGGTCAAGTTCTACGTCGACCTGCTCCGCACACACGGCCAGGCCGGAGCGTCCCAGGCCGGCTATACCGAGTGCCTCAACCTGTTCGGCCAGGGCAAGGCCGCGATGTGGTACGACGCCACCGCTGCCGCCGGCACCCTGGAGGACACCTCCGCCAGCGCCGTGGCCGGCAAGGTCGGCTATGTGCACGCGCCCGTGACGAAGACGAAGACCTCCGGCTGGCTGTGGGCCTGGGCCTGGGCGATGCCGACCACCACCAAGCAGGCCGACGCGGCCTGGGAGTTCATTTCCTGGGCGACCAGCAAGGAGTACGAGAAGCTGGTCGGTGAGAAGCTCGGCTGGTCCCGCCTACCGGCCGGTAAGCGCACCTCGACCTACGCGATCCCGCAGTACCAGCAGTCGGCCAAGGCCTTTGCCGAAGTGACGCTGCGGTCCATCGAAGAGGCCGACCCGCAGAACCCGGGCGTGCAGCCACGGCCGGCCGTCGGTGTCCAGTTCGTAGGCATCCCGGAGTTCGCCGACCTCGGTACGAAGGTCTCCCAGGAGGTTGCCGCCGCGATAGCTGGCGGCACCACCGTGGAAAAGGCCCTCGCCAACGGGCAGAAACTCGCCGAAGAGGTCGCCAAGAAGTACCGGAAGTAG